A stretch of Aedes aegypti strain LVP_AGWG chromosome 2, AaegL5.0 Primary Assembly, whole genome shotgun sequence DNA encodes these proteins:
- the LOC5568072 gene encoding sialin isoform X1: protein MTTGGKGWLSCRQVLNIMVIFGFMLNYALRVNFTIAIVVMAKTLKNLTNGGAALDDGFGNETSTALASVASTTEQSVISEEDKFEWDAYQQNLMLGSFFWGYVLTELPGGRLAEIIGGRRVFGYSMLFASVLTLLTPIAAYTNYIAVVILRAVLGFFLGASWPAIHPLTAVWIPPMDRSKFIANMMASSLGAAITMPICGYLIATIGWQSVFYFTGGLALVWSVMWFLVVFETPAEHPRISAEERNEIETAIGASVKAKKPTYVPWKSILTSPPVWAIILTHGASVFGFFTVVNQLPTYMKYILNFNIKENGLLSSLPYFGKYAMAVISSHLADHLRKNGTLSTTATRKIFTAFAVMTPGFLMIVQVYMGENRSWAVGIFTLALFLNGAVTAGYLGNGLDIAPNFSGTIFGMANTLSSFGGFVSAYMVGVLTNDNQTYGQWQIVFWILAIIYIVGSTAYLIMGTGELQPWNNPPERGVNNRETEEGVPLNQQGQNNKPISASS, encoded by the exons GTTGGCTATCATGTCGCCAAGTGCTGAACATCATGGTCATCTTCGGCTTCATGCTGAACTATGCCCTGCGAGTCAACTTCACCATCGCCATCGTGGTGATGGCCAAAACGCTGAAGAATCTCACCAACGGTGGAGCCGCGTTGGACGACGGCTTCGGCAATGAAACCTCGACGGCCTTGGCCAGCGTGGCCTCGACGACCGAACAGAGCGTCATCAGCGAAGAGGACAAGTTCGAGTGGGACGCCTACCAGCAGAACCTGATGCTCGGGAGCTTCTTCTGGGGCTACGTGCTGACGGAGCTGCCCGGAGGTCGACTGGCCGAGATCATCGGAGGTCGCCGTGTCTTCGGATATAGCATGCTTTTCGCTAGTGTATTGACTTTGCTTACCCCTATTGCTGCTTACACCAATTATATTGCGGTAGTTATATTGCGAGCTGTTCTAGGCTTCTTCCTGGGAGCATCCTGGCCGGCAATCCACCCGTTGACCGCAGTCTGGATTCCACCCATGGATCGGTCCAAGTTTATCGCTAACATGATGGCTTCCTCGCTTGGTGCCGCCATCACGATGCCAATCTGCGGCTATCTCATCGCTACCATTGGATGGCAGTCGGTATTCTACTTCACCGGAGGGCTTGCCCTGGTGTGGTCGGTCATGTGGTTCCTGGTGGTGTTCGAAACCCCGGCTGAGCATCCACGAATTTCCGCAGAGGAACGCAACGAGATCGAGACCGCTATCGGTGCCAGCGTTAAGGCCAAGAAGCCCACGTACGTCCCGTGGAAGTCGATCTTGACTTCGCCACCGGTTTGGGCCATCATCCTGACCCACGGTGCTTCGGTATTTGGCTTCTTCACGGTCGTTAACCAGCTGCCAACCTACATGAAGTACATTCTGAACTTCAACATCAAGGAG AATGGTTTGTTGTCTTCGCTGCCTTACTTCGGCAAATACGCCATGGCTGTGATCTCTTCTCACTTGGCTGATCATCTGCGTAAGAACGGAACTCTGTCAACCACTGCCACGCGCAAGATCTTCACTGCTTTCG CTGTCATGACCCCCGGCTTCCTGATGATCGTCCAGGTGTACATGGGCGAAAACCGCAGTTGGGCCGTCGGTATCTTCACGTTGGCTCTGTTCCTGAACGGTGCCGTCACTGCTGGATACCTGGGCAACGGGCTGGACATTGCACCGAACTTCTCCGGTACGATCTTCGGTATGGCCAACACGCTGTCCTCGTTCGGAGGTTTCGTATCGGCGTACATGGTCGGCGTTCTCACCAACGACAAC CAAACCTACGGCCAATGGCAGATCGTGTTCTGGATTCTCGCCATTATCTACATTGTCGGTTCCACGGCCTATCTCATCATGGGCACCGGTGAGCTGCAGCCATGGAACAACCCACCGGAGAGGGGAGTCAACAACCGCGAGACTGAAGAAGGCGTCCCATTGAACCAGCAGGGCCAAAACAACAAACCAATCTCAGCTTCGTCCTAA
- the LOC5568072 gene encoding sialin isoform X2: MVIFGFMLNYALRVNFTIAIVVMAKTLKNLTNGGAALDDGFGNETSTALASVASTTEQSVISEEDKFEWDAYQQNLMLGSFFWGYVLTELPGGRLAEIIGGRRVFGYSMLFASVLTLLTPIAAYTNYIAVVILRAVLGFFLGASWPAIHPLTAVWIPPMDRSKFIANMMASSLGAAITMPICGYLIATIGWQSVFYFTGGLALVWSVMWFLVVFETPAEHPRISAEERNEIETAIGASVKAKKPTYVPWKSILTSPPVWAIILTHGASVFGFFTVVNQLPTYMKYILNFNIKENGLLSSLPYFGKYAMAVISSHLADHLRKNGTLSTTATRKIFTAFAVMTPGFLMIVQVYMGENRSWAVGIFTLALFLNGAVTAGYLGNGLDIAPNFSGTIFGMANTLSSFGGFVSAYMVGVLTNDNQTYGQWQIVFWILAIIYIVGSTAYLIMGTGELQPWNNPPERGVNNRETEEGVPLNQQGQNNKPISASS; encoded by the exons ATGGTCATCTTCGGCTTCATGCTGAACTATGCCCTGCGAGTCAACTTCACCATCGCCATCGTGGTGATGGCCAAAACGCTGAAGAATCTCACCAACGGTGGAGCCGCGTTGGACGACGGCTTCGGCAATGAAACCTCGACGGCCTTGGCCAGCGTGGCCTCGACGACCGAACAGAGCGTCATCAGCGAAGAGGACAAGTTCGAGTGGGACGCCTACCAGCAGAACCTGATGCTCGGGAGCTTCTTCTGGGGCTACGTGCTGACGGAGCTGCCCGGAGGTCGACTGGCCGAGATCATCGGAGGTCGCCGTGTCTTCGGATATAGCATGCTTTTCGCTAGTGTATTGACTTTGCTTACCCCTATTGCTGCTTACACCAATTATATTGCGGTAGTTATATTGCGAGCTGTTCTAGGCTTCTTCCTGGGAGCATCCTGGCCGGCAATCCACCCGTTGACCGCAGTCTGGATTCCACCCATGGATCGGTCCAAGTTTATCGCTAACATGATGGCTTCCTCGCTTGGTGCCGCCATCACGATGCCAATCTGCGGCTATCTCATCGCTACCATTGGATGGCAGTCGGTATTCTACTTCACCGGAGGGCTTGCCCTGGTGTGGTCGGTCATGTGGTTCCTGGTGGTGTTCGAAACCCCGGCTGAGCATCCACGAATTTCCGCAGAGGAACGCAACGAGATCGAGACCGCTATCGGTGCCAGCGTTAAGGCCAAGAAGCCCACGTACGTCCCGTGGAAGTCGATCTTGACTTCGCCACCGGTTTGGGCCATCATCCTGACCCACGGTGCTTCGGTATTTGGCTTCTTCACGGTCGTTAACCAGCTGCCAACCTACATGAAGTACATTCTGAACTTCAACATCAAGGAG AATGGTTTGTTGTCTTCGCTGCCTTACTTCGGCAAATACGCCATGGCTGTGATCTCTTCTCACTTGGCTGATCATCTGCGTAAGAACGGAACTCTGTCAACCACTGCCACGCGCAAGATCTTCACTGCTTTCG CTGTCATGACCCCCGGCTTCCTGATGATCGTCCAGGTGTACATGGGCGAAAACCGCAGTTGGGCCGTCGGTATCTTCACGTTGGCTCTGTTCCTGAACGGTGCCGTCACTGCTGGATACCTGGGCAACGGGCTGGACATTGCACCGAACTTCTCCGGTACGATCTTCGGTATGGCCAACACGCTGTCCTCGTTCGGAGGTTTCGTATCGGCGTACATGGTCGGCGTTCTCACCAACGACAAC CAAACCTACGGCCAATGGCAGATCGTGTTCTGGATTCTCGCCATTATCTACATTGTCGGTTCCACGGCCTATCTCATCATGGGCACCGGTGAGCTGCAGCCATGGAACAACCCACCGGAGAGGGGAGTCAACAACCGCGAGACTGAAGAAGGCGTCCCATTGAACCAGCAGGGCCAAAACAACAAACCAATCTCAGCTTCGTCCTAA